AAGGTTCCCTTCAGGTCTTCTATTTCAGCGGTGACAGAAGACAAAGACCTTCCGTCCCTTACCATAGGAAACAACGTCATTGTGGGTGCAAATTGTGTGATTTACCGTGGTAGTTTTCTGGAGGATTTTGTTTTCGTTGGAGATCTTGTGGTGATAAGAGAGGATGTTAGAATAGGAACCCATACGGTGGTGGGAAAGGGTGTTACCATCGAAAACAAAACCACCATCGGAAAGTACGTGAAGATAGAAACGAACGCCTACATCACCGCATTTTCGACGGTCGAAGATTACTGTTTCATCGCTCCCGAAGTGACGTTCACAAACGACAATTTTCTCGGAAGAACAGAAAAAAGAAAAAAGTTTTTCAAAGGGCCCACACTCAAGAAAGGTGCCAGGGTGGGCGCAAACGCGACCATACTTCCTGGAGTCGTAATAGGGGAAGATGCCCTGGTGGCGGCAGGATCGGTTGTAACGAAAGATGTCCCTCCCAGAAAGATCGTGATGGGAGTTCCAGCGCAGGTGGTTAGAGATGTTCCAGAAGATCAACTTCTTGAAAACCAATCTTACTACAGGGAGGAATAACCTTGAACATCGCCATACTCAATCACTACGCGAGTATCCCAGAGATGGGAAGTGCCGAGACAAGGCATTTTGAACTTGCA
This genomic window from Thermotoga sp. SG1 contains:
- a CDS encoding acyltransferase, producing the protein MSFVSDRAKVGKNVKIGQNVVIEDDVVIEDNVVIGHNVVIRKGTKIGGGCVVFDGTILGKVPFRSSISAVTEDKDLPSLTIGNNVIVGANCVIYRGSFLEDFVFVGDLVVIREDVRIGTHTVVGKGVTIENKTTIGKYVKIETNAYITAFSTVEDYCFIAPEVTFTNDNFLGRTEKRKKFFKGPTLKKGARVGANATILPGVVIGEDALVAAGSVVTKDVPPRKIVMGVPAQVVRDVPEDQLLENQSYYREE